One Mycolicibacterium crocinum DNA window includes the following coding sequences:
- a CDS encoding AAA family ATPase, which yields MTMPAPAMTAQCEAVLDEIERAVVGKRAALTLILTTVLAGGHVLIEDLPGMGKTLIARSFAAALGLRFTRVQFTPDLLPADLLGSTIYDMQSGRFEFRPGPIFTNLLMADEINRTPPKTQAALLEAMAERQVSIDGQTHRLPTPFIVLATDNPIEYEGTYPLPEAQLDRFAVKVALKYLSETEEASMLRRRLERGSAEATVNQVVDAESLLAMRESVEQVSVHDDVLHYVVSLATATRSHPQVAVGASPRAELDLVQLARARALVSGRDYVIPEDVKALAVPAIAHRISLRPEMWVRSVHGSDVVEQLLRRLPVPRARGQ from the coding sequence ATGACGATGCCCGCCCCCGCGATGACAGCCCAGTGCGAAGCGGTGCTCGACGAGATCGAGCGGGCTGTGGTCGGGAAACGCGCCGCGCTCACGCTGATTCTGACCACGGTGCTGGCCGGCGGCCACGTGCTGATCGAAGATCTGCCCGGCATGGGCAAGACGTTGATCGCACGGTCGTTCGCGGCGGCACTCGGCCTGCGCTTCACCCGCGTGCAGTTCACTCCAGATCTGCTGCCCGCCGACCTGCTCGGCTCGACGATCTACGACATGCAGTCGGGCAGATTCGAGTTTCGACCCGGCCCGATCTTCACCAACCTGCTGATGGCCGACGAGATCAACCGCACCCCACCCAAGACCCAGGCCGCGCTGCTGGAGGCGATGGCCGAACGCCAAGTCAGCATCGACGGCCAAACCCACCGGCTGCCCACGCCGTTCATCGTGCTGGCCACCGACAACCCGATCGAATACGAGGGCACCTACCCGCTGCCGGAAGCACAACTGGATCGGTTCGCGGTCAAGGTCGCGCTGAAGTACCTCTCCGAGACCGAGGAAGCGTCAATGCTGCGCCGCCGTCTGGAGCGCGGATCGGCCGAGGCAACCGTCAATCAGGTGGTGGACGCCGAAAGTCTCCTGGCGATGCGGGAATCCGTCGAGCAGGTGTCCGTGCACGACGACGTCCTGCACTACGTGGTGTCGCTGGCGACGGCCACCCGCAGTCACCCCCAGGTCGCGGTCGGCGCCAGCCCCCGCGCCGAACTCGACCTGGTCCAGCTGGCCCGTGCCCGTGCGCTGGTCTCCGGCCGGGACTACGTGATCCCCGAGGACGTCAAGGCGCTCGCCGTCCCGGCGATCGCCCACCGCATCAGCTTGCGGCCGGAGATGTGGGTGCGCAGCGTGCATGGATCCGACGTCGTCGAGCAACTGCTGCGACGACTGCCGGTGCCCCGGGCTCGCGGGCAATGA
- a CDS encoding DUF58 domain-containing protein has protein sequence MTDGTRSVDAVLHWRASALTRAIATCVGVALAVAVIASRSQLIAFVAPMLGVLATIGWQRKPMTVSVTGEPAMARCFENEREQLRAELTDRAADATLELEAVPGLDTETIAADGRRVTVAAQAQRWGRYPLRVRVRLDAAGGLLSGTGTVDAADLFVFPVAPPQPTGLPRTELPDRLGTHLTRHIGPGVEFADIRPYLPGDQLRAVNWAVSARRGSLHVTERLTDRAADVVVLVDMSAQPAGPATAATERSLRGATQVVQTALRNGDRAGIVGLGGRRPRWLGADIGRRQFYRVLDAALGVGSEYQDTAGTLAPRAAVPPGAVVVAFSTLLDTEFALALIDLSKRGHTVVAVDVLEGWPFDDNEPILQRMWALQRSSMYRDMKVIGVDVVPWPTGITLDQAMSLVPDRGRRSS, from the coding sequence ATGACGGACGGCACCCGTTCCGTCGATGCCGTATTACATTGGCGGGCATCGGCATTGACGCGGGCGATCGCCACCTGCGTCGGTGTGGCGCTGGCCGTCGCGGTGATCGCCTCGCGCTCGCAGCTGATCGCATTCGTGGCGCCGATGCTCGGTGTGCTGGCCACGATCGGCTGGCAGCGCAAGCCGATGACGGTGTCGGTGACCGGCGAGCCGGCCATGGCGCGCTGCTTCGAGAACGAACGCGAGCAACTCCGCGCAGAACTGACCGATCGCGCCGCCGACGCAACATTGGAACTCGAGGCAGTCCCCGGCTTGGACACCGAGACGATCGCGGCCGACGGGCGCCGCGTCACGGTCGCCGCGCAGGCGCAGCGGTGGGGCCGCTACCCGCTTCGGGTCCGGGTGCGGCTCGATGCGGCGGGCGGTCTGCTCAGCGGGACCGGCACCGTCGACGCCGCCGACCTATTCGTGTTCCCGGTGGCGCCTCCGCAACCGACCGGCCTGCCGCGCACCGAACTGCCCGATCGCCTCGGCACCCACCTGACCCGACACATCGGTCCGGGGGTCGAATTCGCCGACATCCGTCCCTACCTGCCCGGCGACCAGCTGCGTGCGGTGAACTGGGCGGTCAGCGCCCGCCGCGGCAGCCTGCACGTCACCGAACGGCTCACCGACCGGGCCGCCGACGTCGTGGTGCTCGTCGACATGAGCGCCCAACCCGCCGGCCCTGCCACCGCGGCCACCGAACGGTCGCTGCGCGGCGCGACGCAGGTGGTGCAGACCGCGCTGCGCAACGGGGACCGGGCCGGCATCGTCGGGCTCGGCGGCCGTCGGCCCCGCTGGCTGGGCGCCGACATCGGCCGGCGCCAGTTCTACCGGGTGCTCGACGCGGCGCTCGGGGTCGGCAGCGAATACCAGGACACCGCAGGCACATTGGCGCCCCGGGCGGCCGTCCCGCCGGGTGCGGTCGTCGTCGCGTTCTCGACATTGCTGGACACCGAGTTCGCACTCGCTCTGATCGACTTGTCCAAACGGGGGCACACCGTGGTGGCGGTGGACGTCTTGGAAGGCTGGCCGTTCGACGACAACGAGCCGATCCTGCAACGGATGTGGGCGTTGCAGCGCTCGTCGATGTACCGCGACATGAAAGTGATCGGTGTCGACGTGGTGCCCTGGCCGACCGGGATCACCCTCGATCAGGCGATGAGCCTG